In Juglans regia cultivar Chandler chromosome 13, Walnut 2.0, whole genome shotgun sequence, the DNA window atttaagaaataaaacctCTCCCTCTAGGACATCTTTCCAacctctttaatttatttttagctGAATATTTGATAATCCGATattacttttctatttttttaaaatggttcACGTGGCTGCCACGTCAGGGGCAAGTTCATGCTACCGTAGCAAcgtccaaatatatatatatatatatatatttgtttgtatttaTAACAATAGATCTCACTCTATTCATTAAAAGGGACATATAAACTTAACTTAAACAACAACTTAATTACAAACGTTAGTAGTTTTTCAGTACACTTTTGTAACTGACATAATCTAGTCCAGACGGCTAATCTTTAAAGtccgaagtctaagagatagcacaatTCTATCCACGACAGAATTTGTAGTAATCAAATAACAAAACTCCATACTCGACTAGACGGAGTATGGAGAAAACCAACCCTATCAACACCACCTAAGCGGAGGAGGGACAACACCCTTTGGACCTAAGTCCGAAGGgacaatatttttgaattttgtgatttcttaaaaataaagacAGGACATAAATAAACTACATTgagaaaacactgtaaaaagaaaaaaataatgcacaAAAAGGCTACAGAATGGGAAACCGACGATCGATCTTGGAAGGTCCAGAGTCGCCGGTTCGGGAGCAACCGCGCGTTGCAACGGCAGAGAGCTCCTTGGTGGCACGTGAAGGACACGTGCCGACGAGCTCTGGAGTTTTCAtcccgcgcgtgcgggctacgctcCATTCCGATTGGGGCCACATTTGGTGGTTGTatagatcggcggctgggctaCCTCCTGATAGGAAGCGTGTTGGCTATTGGATGCCGAAAGGTTACGATTGGCGATTCTCCCTTTATTCAacctgaaaaaacaaaaaaactaaactaaacactACACAAGAAGTAAACAAAGAGGGGGAGGGAAGGAGTGAGGGGGGAAAGAGTctaagctcccacccccttgaGCCGGTCTGAAGTTTGGAGATGGGGAGGTTTAGAGAGAATGGGGACCTACTTGGGGGTCCCTACTGTCAACGTCCAAATATTCTATTTTCGTTATAAGAGACTCGTCCTTTTAATATGTCAAATGAAGAttcaaatatatgattttatactCATATATTATAAGAGACTCATCTTTTTAATATACCAAATGAAGATTCAAATATCTTATCTATGAGCATgagtatttatttacttattgaTAATGAAATTTATTGATCAGGACACgaattttataagaattaaTTACGAAAAACTAttctccaaaatttttttattccttgGACTTTTGCTagtatttgtttttcaaaaattttatcgACCAATCAAAAGATTAAAACTGAGATAAAAGCAAGCTACCTGAACATCATGTTTTGTTCACCTAGATAAGGTTCTGGCACTCTGGTCAAGATCTTCCACcctacaaacacaaaaaaaaggGTGGCTTGGTGATGGTTTGAGAAACTTCTGATACCAAAGTCAATATAACGTCTTAGGAAATTGTGGGAGAATAGTCAAGTTCAGAGAGAGTTCTTCGTATTTGGGGCGTAGTTTTTATACGAGACTTCTAGGGAACATTTCATACCCCATGTAAGGGGGATTCACGTCACCCCTCATAGTAGCCCTAGGGCGTTTAATGCGGCGTGGGCTTTGAGGTGGTGCTATTAATGCGGCGTGCCTTCCCGGGTGACGCCTCGACGGTGGATGATCGATGCTGCTACTTTTCACGCCCATCGTCAGAAAATGGAGGGTTGTTCGTGCTTCTCGTTCACTTGCCAGTGTGAGTTCTTTAATTCTAGGTGTCGCAAGGGATGTCAGGGTTGGCGTGTCTTGTTTGTCCCCTTCAATCTGATTTATCTGATTTCCCGTGCGATGCATTTGACCAAAACGAGCCTTAATGTCTTGCACATACCCAACCCATGGGTCTAGGGGAAATTCCCTTTCCACttccaaaagaacaaaaatggaatgaaaaaacattttttttacaaagaaaggaagaaacatTGGGCaaaaaaagtgtttcatctcatctcatcattataattttctcaaatttttacataaaatataataaataatttaatttttttaaatatcaaaataataataatattagaaaataaaattttaataaaattttattcaactttcattttaactcatttcatcttaattcatcgtGAACCGTTCCCAAATTTTATtgcaatgtatttttttttatgggcaattgtataattgtattgcAGTGTATCTTCTACATCACATAGCTGGCCTTTGCTCACACAAgaataagagttttattaactctttatatttttcataattatgttaaatatgaaacatatttttaataaaacattttcattttaaaataaattgtaaaaaaattctgAGTTCGATTATGACTCTTAACAAACAGCAGAATCGCGAGACGAAACCAGGAGTATGCCTGGTCGTATGAACCAGACTCTTGTTAAAAATGGAAACATTTTGGCTTTATGTCTGGTCGTAGTACGGTCTCCCATTATCCTTTTCcatgaaaaagaatgagaacGAAAGAGACAGACAAGACTCTGATTGGTGAATCTGAAGATGGAGTACATTTACAAATACAGGGTCTTCCTAAACATTCAGGCATACAAAACCTAGCACAAACATCCGACATTTGCTTCCCATGCCAGCTAAATCAAAGACCCGCCGGACTGGAGTTGTGTCCAACGGCAACAGGGATCACCGGCCATCAAGTTCTCAGCTGAGTTGTAGACCATCCCACTTTTTCAAGATAATACTCCCCTCCTCCATGCATGACATGAAACTGGTAAACATCACTTGTacctccatttctttttctaactATCAAGTTCTTAATCTTCTGTTTTGTCTTCAAGAAaccgaaggaaaataaaatgaggccGGATTCCTTCAATCTGTGCTAAAATTAGTTTCTTgtcttctttttgttatttagTTTCTAAAAATTTGAACCCTGAACCCGATGCTTCCCCTAACTCACATGTTATGGCAATTTCACTGCATCATTGTtttacagcagaaaacattAAGTTTCCATCTGAAATGCTAAAATTATCTGTTTCTCTCATTTTACTTGATTAGGTTGGCGATTGATACGTCGAGATAGTTTTGAGTacttagatttgaaaaaagtgaaaagcaGACCCTCTGACAAACTTAAACATGGGGTGAACTCACAAGCCTAATTTAAAATGTTAGTTATTAGATTGTGTTGCATTGCTCCAAATCTCATGAATGTTGCAATTTGATGATTAGAAACCATTGATATATACCTTGAAAGCACAGTTTTCCTAGATTTTCATTTTACACTGGCCAAAGAAAATGTAACTAAAATTGATCCCTGCAGAGTCTCCCTGAAAAGTTTGTACGGCAATTTGGGTATGAACTGTCCACTGTTGCTGTACTCACTGTTCCCAATGGTTGCGTTTGGCGAGTGGGATTGGAGAGAGCTGACAAGAAGATTTGGTTTCGTGAAGGTTGGCAGGATTTTGTAGAATATCTTTCTATACAGCAAGGGTACTTTTTGGTCTTCAAATACAAAGGGAATTCCAGTTTCCATGTTCTAATATTTGATATGACTGCTACCGAGATTCATTATCCATCTAATGGcaaagattttaaattgaaagatcTGGTTGACATAACCGAATGTGATGGCGTAAAAGACTCAAGGCAGGGTGG includes these proteins:
- the LOC108997225 gene encoding B3 domain-containing transcription factor VRN1-like — its product is MPAKSKTRRTGVVSNGNRDHRPSSSQLSCRPSHFFKIILPSSMHDMKLSLPEKFVRQFGYELSTVAVLTVPNGCVWRVGLERADKKIWFREGWQDFVEYLSIQQGYFLVFKYKGNSSFHVLIFDMTATEIHYPSNGKDFKLKDLVDITECDGVKDSRQGGNAIENETPTADELSAKHGEDVEMNAVPPRGGNAVFREREREIEAATMFKTKNPYFFRILRPYNLNNSFLLLPTEFAKKYVIGLKIVKLQASDGRQWHCLVRGVKGAALPLRISKGWKTFCKDNQLNEGDICAFELIRRKLDAVLKVSKIMQDD